CCGAAGCTGGGCTACGTCCCCGATGGACGAGGGATCACTTGGTATGATAACGAATTGCATCTGGTCAAAACGCTGGATGGGAGAGACGCCACAGAGGGCTTAGAGGGCGGAGGAGAAACCTCTAGCGGGCAGTGAAGGGGCGATCGTCTGCTGCTGTCCCTGTCCACCCGGATTACTTTTTCGGCATCCTCTGAGGGCGCGCCGTCTCATGCACTTTGCCTCTGCCCAACGAGGCGAAGATCCCACCGAAACAGAGGGCCGCGAAGATGGTGAAGATGAGCCGCGCGCTTTTCAGGAAGCGTAGGTGGTATTCGGGTGTAATCTGCACTTGCCCGATGTACAGGGCGAACACCAGCGTTGCGATCCCCATGCTGAGCATCTGCCCGATCAGCCGCATGGTCCCCAACGTGCCCGAGGCGATCCCGTAGAACCGCCTATCCACCGAGCTCATCACCGCGTTGGTGTTGGGGGATGAGAAGAGGGCAAAGCCGAAGCCCAGCAGCATCAGGTCGGCCACGATGAGAGCCAGCGTCATGTCTGCATCCAGGAACGAGAGGAACGAGAGCCCAATCACGGTCAGGGCCATCCCCATGGAGGCAACGACGCGAGGCTCGATCCGATCGGAGAGCCGACCGGCGAGGGGGGAGAAAGCGGCCTGGACTGCCGGCTGAGCCACCAGGATCAAGCCAGCGTTCTGCGGGCTGAAGCCTTTGATGTACTGCAGGTAGAGACTGAGCAGGAAACCGACGGCGAAGGTCGCGCTGTAATTGATCAGCGCAGCCAGGTTGGACAGGGCGAACACCTGGTTGTGTCGGAAGAGGTTCACGTTGAGGATCGGGCTAAGGACCTTTGTCTCCCATAGGATGAACCCACCCAGGCCAGCGATCCCTGCAGCGATCAGCCATACGCCCAGCGTTGCAGGTAGGCGCGAGAACCCGTACATGAGCGCCACCAGCGAGAGGCTATAGACTGCAGAGCCGATCCAGTCGAACCGCTCGCCTCTTGCCTCAGCCCATTCCCCTTGAAGCACCCGGGCGGTGGCGAGGAGGATGGTCAACCCCAGGGGCACGTTCACTAGAAAGATGCTGCGCCAGCCCAGATGCTGCGTGAGGAGCCCACCGAGAGGGGGGCCCAGCGACAGGCCTAGGTAGACAGCGGCGACATTGACGCCCAGCGCCTTCCCTCGTTCGTGGGCGGGGAACACGGAGGTCAGGATGGCCATCCCGGTGCCGAAGATCATGGCGCCACCGATCCCCTGGACCGCTCGCGCCGCGATCAGGAAACCTGCGGAGGTCGAGATAGCCGCCAGCAGCGAGGAGATGGTGTAGACCGCGACACCATAGGCGAAGATCCGTTTGCGCCCATAGATGTCGGCCAGTCGGCCAAAGGGGACCAGGCACATCGCCGAGGTCAATAGGAAAGAGGTTGCAACCCAACTCAGCGAAATCGCGCTCATGGCGAATTCTCGTCCGATCTCGGGAAGGGCGACGTTGAGGGAGGAACCCATGAAGGGGATGAGGAAAGCTCCCATCGCTGAGATCCACAGCGCAATCCTTTGGCTGACGGCTTTGTTCACGCGGTCTTCTCTCCTTCGAGGGATGATCTAAGGCGTGCGGGGGTGATCTCATTATACCATGTCCTGCTTGTTCAAGGGTGGACGGTATCCTGAATCTCCTCTTGACGGGGCGGGTGAGGGTGTTATACTGAACGCACCTGAAAGAGACCTGGAGCGAGTTTGCCCATATGACCGGTGATTGGACCACAGTGGCCCGCCGGTTGCCGGTAGGAAAGCTACCGGCAGACCTGTTGGAATCGTTGCTGCAGCGATACGGTGGTCGCGATCCTCGGCTGGTCGTCGGGCCGAAGGCGGGTGAAGACGCCGCCGTGATCGCCTTTGGTGATCGGTACTTGTTGGCCAAGACCGATCCTATCACCTTCGCCACTGACGAGATCGGATGGTACGCTGTGAACGTCAACGCCAATGACATTGCCGTGATGGGGGGACGGCCGTGTTGGTTTCTGGCGACGGTCCTGTTGCCCGCCGGCCAGGCCACTCCGGAGATGGCGGATGCGATCTTTGCGCAAATTTACGCCGCCTGTGAGGAGCTGGGGATCGCATTAGCCGGTGGGCACACCGAGGTGACCTATGGACTGGATCGGCCGCTTGTGATCGGCGCGATGCTGGG
This genomic interval from Anaerolineae bacterium contains the following:
- a CDS encoding MFS transporter; translated protein: MGAFLIPFMGSSLNVALPEIGREFAMSAISLSWVATSFLLTSAMCLVPFGRLADIYGRKRIFAYGVAVYTISSLLAAISTSAGFLIAARAVQGIGGAMIFGTGMAILTSVFPAHERGKALGVNVAAVYLGLSLGPPLGGLLTQHLGWRSIFLVNVPLGLTILLATARVLQGEWAEARGERFDWIGSAVYSLSLVALMYGFSRLPATLGVWLIAAGIAGLGGFILWETKVLSPILNVNLFRHNQVFALSNLAALINYSATFAVGFLLSLYLQYIKGFSPQNAGLILVAQPAVQAAFSPLAGRLSDRIEPRVVASMGMALTVIGLSFLSFLDADMTLALIVADLMLLGFGFALFSSPNTNAVMSSVDRRFYGIASGTLGTMRLIGQMLSMGIATLVFALYIGQVQITPEYHLRFLKSARLIFTIFAALCFGGIFASLGRGKVHETARPQRMPKK